The nucleotide sequence GGCGCTGTCGAGGCGGATCATCTGGGGGAGGTCGGTCACGGGGGTCTCTTCGGGGTCGGGGTTCGAGGCGGGCGGGGTCGGGGCCGCGGAGGGGGTCCGCCCCGAATGGTAGCCGGAGCCCGTCCGGGGCCCGGCCGGTCTCAGAGCAGCTGGGACACGAGGCTCACGAGGGCCACGACGCCGAGCACCACGATCACGGTGCGCAGCAGGACCGGGGAGAGCCGGCGGCCGATCTTGGCCCCCGCCCAGGCGCCCACCGTGGAGCTGAGGGCGATGAGCAGCACCACCCACCAGTTGATCCGGTCGAACGCGAAGAGGATGTAGGACACGGCGGCGACGATGTTCACCGCCGCCACCAGCACCACCTTGACGGCGTTGGCGGCCTGCAGCGAGGCGAGCAGGAAGACGCCCAGGATGCCGAGCAGCAGCACGCCCTGGGCGGCCACGAAGTACCCGCCGTAGATCCCGGCCAGGAACACCAGGACGTACAGGGACGCGGGCTGCGGGGCCCGGTCCGGGTCGAGGGTGCGGGGGGTCTCCCCCCGGGCCCGGGCCGCCGCGGCGGCGGCCTCGGCCTGCTCGTCCTTGCGCCGGCGCACCAGAGCCTGGAGCCGCGGCTGGAAGACCACGAACAGGAGGGCGACGACGATCAGCCCCGGCGCGGCGTAGCCGAAGACCTCCTCGGGCAGGTGCAGCAGCAGCCACGCGCCGATCACCCCGCCGAGCGCGGAGCAGGGGATGAGCTTGAGCAGGGTCCGTTCCACGCCCGCGAGCTCGTGGCGGTAGTTCCAGGCGCCGGTGAGGTTGCCGGCGATCAGGCCCATCGCGTTGGACATGGACGCGGTCACGGGCGGGACGCCCATGGTCACGAGCACGGGGAAGGTGACGAGGGTGCCCGAGCCGACGATGGTGTTGATCAGTCCGGCGGCGACGCCGGCGAGCAGGATGAGGGCGGCCTGCCACCACTCGAACGGGAAGTCCGCGGCGAGGGCTGCGAGCGTGTCGGGCACCACGTCGGGTCAGGACCGGCCGAACGCGGCGAAGCGGTTGCCGACCTTCACCAGCTTCAGCGGGAGGCCGAAGGTCTCGGAGAGGTTCTTCTGCGTCATGACGGTGCGGACGGGGCCCGCGGCCACCACCCGGCCCTCGCGCAGC is from Kocuria rosea and encodes:
- a CDS encoding sulfite exporter TauE/SafE family protein, with the translated sequence MPDTLAALAADFPFEWWQAALILLAGVAAGLINTIVGSGTLVTFPVLVTMGVPPVTASMSNAMGLIAGNLTGAWNYRHELAGVERTLLKLIPCSALGGVIGAWLLLHLPEEVFGYAAPGLIVVALLFVVFQPRLQALVRRRKDEQAEAAAAAARARGETPRTLDPDRAPQPASLYVLVFLAGIYGGYFVAAQGVLLLGILGVFLLASLQAANAVKVVLVAAVNIVAAVSYILFAFDRINWWVVLLIALSSTVGAWAGAKIGRRLSPVLLRTVIVVLGVVALVSLVSQLL